One genomic region from Natrinema caseinilyticum encodes:
- a CDS encoding IclR family transcriptional regulator, with product MPPTDTNLVQATQTSLRLIEEIQRRDGATMAELADEFDLARSTIFSHLNTLKQNGYVTKRGEIYHLDFKFLFLGEYTKRRNEAYELAEQYVKEMAGKCDEYVDFCVEQNGRILTVHLAINGIQNPQFTVAEYFHMTNTAQGKAILAHLPRERVEEIIDQWGMPRRTENSITSERRLFDELETIREGGYAVSYQECIEGMRAVAVPILEPDGSLFGTFGISGPKYKMTDEMIETELVELLQDGKSEFEAESKELYTAV from the coding sequence ATGCCACCAACGGACACAAATCTGGTGCAGGCGACACAGACCTCGCTTCGACTCATAGAGGAAATTCAGCGCAGGGACGGAGCGACGATGGCGGAACTCGCAGACGAGTTCGATCTCGCTCGAAGCACGATCTTTAGTCACCTGAACACGCTCAAACAAAACGGGTACGTGACGAAGCGGGGAGAGATCTACCACCTCGATTTTAAATTCCTCTTCCTCGGCGAATACACGAAACGCCGCAACGAGGCGTACGAGCTCGCGGAACAGTACGTGAAGGAAATGGCGGGCAAATGCGATGAATACGTCGATTTTTGTGTCGAGCAAAACGGTCGGATTCTGACCGTTCATCTCGCGATCAACGGGATCCAGAATCCACAGTTTACGGTTGCCGAGTATTTCCACATGACGAACACCGCCCAGGGGAAGGCGATCCTCGCTCACCTGCCTCGAGAACGAGTAGAAGAGATCATCGATCAATGGGGGATGCCCCGCCGGACCGAGAACTCGATCACATCGGAACGACGCTTGTTCGACGAACTCGAGACGATCAGGGAAGGGGGCTACGCCGTGAGCTATCAGGAGTGCATCGAGGGAATGCGAGCCGTCGCGGTACCGATCCTGGAGCCAGATGGCTCTCTCTTCGGGACCTTCGGGATCAGCGGCCCGAAATACAAGATGACCGACGAAATGATCGAGACCGAATTGGTGGAACTCCTGCAGGACGGGAAAAGCGAATTCGAAGCCGAGTCGAAAGAACTCTACACGGCGGTCTGA
- a CDS encoding class I adenylate-forming enzyme family protein — translation MNFVDYLELHRRSNPAQTAIRSDSDSWTYEELLHDVRRFATVLGRDEISSESHVAVMLPNTYEFAVALFGALARNHMTGLIDPRSKHGELEALLSQMEPAAVVTTAENAGSIRDIDPDVTIYCTEAVDGAHLDFWGEIETASGEFRVPETLGEREALMLHTSGSTGQPKAVVHTHDSFIAVSDLATISYELHSDTTYLAALPLYHCWGLMNLGATLKIGGEVVLLDRWNPEVAMKRIDEHEIDFFSGVPTMYKDLMASAASDAWNPASLEVAITGGARVPSDLIPDAEALLECPVLNGWGMTETFAAGVWEEPSVERRIPSVGTSSDRLFEVKVVDQEDGTELPRGEVGELLVRGDAVMKRYLGQPTETTDVFSGEWLHTGDIARIDRDGYVYLQDREKYMIITGGENIYPQEVEDVIEELDGVQNAVVVAKPDERKGEKPVAFVERKGRSEITADEIKTHCLDHLAAYKHPRTVTFIDDPPRNSVGKIQRSELEEQAVE, via the coding sequence ATGAACTTCGTCGATTACCTCGAGCTACACAGGCGTAGTAACCCCGCACAGACGGCAATTCGCTCGGATTCGGATAGTTGGACGTACGAGGAGCTACTCCACGACGTCCGCCGATTTGCGACCGTCCTTGGGCGGGACGAAATCTCGTCTGAAAGTCACGTCGCCGTGATGCTTCCGAACACCTACGAATTCGCCGTTGCACTGTTCGGGGCGCTGGCGCGCAATCACATGACCGGCTTGATAGACCCTCGAAGCAAGCACGGCGAATTGGAAGCGCTCCTCTCGCAGATGGAACCGGCTGCGGTCGTAACGACTGCAGAGAACGCGGGTTCGATCAGGGACATAGATCCGGACGTTACGATTTATTGTACCGAGGCGGTCGACGGCGCACACCTGGATTTCTGGGGGGAGATCGAGACTGCAAGCGGTGAATTCCGCGTTCCCGAAACGCTCGGCGAACGGGAAGCGCTCATGTTGCATACCAGCGGCTCTACCGGCCAACCGAAAGCGGTCGTTCATACGCACGATAGTTTCATCGCCGTAAGCGACCTCGCGACGATCTCGTACGAACTCCATTCGGACACTACCTACCTGGCTGCTCTCCCGTTGTACCACTGCTGGGGACTCATGAATCTGGGTGCGACGTTGAAAATCGGCGGCGAAGTGGTCCTCTTGGACCGGTGGAACCCCGAAGTGGCGATGAAGCGAATCGACGAACACGAGATCGATTTCTTCTCCGGCGTCCCGACGATGTACAAAGACTTGATGGCGTCCGCAGCGTCCGACGCCTGGAACCCGGCGTCACTCGAGGTCGCGATCACCGGCGGGGCTCGCGTCCCGTCGGATCTCATTCCGGACGCGGAGGCGCTTCTCGAGTGTCCGGTCCTCAACGGATGGGGGATGACCGAGACCTTCGCCGCTGGCGTCTGGGAAGAACCGTCCGTGGAGCGTCGGATCCCGAGCGTCGGAACGTCGAGCGATCGGCTGTTCGAGGTCAAAGTCGTCGACCAGGAAGACGGGACGGAACTGCCCCGCGGTGAAGTCGGGGAACTCCTCGTCAGAGGTGACGCGGTAATGAAGCGGTATCTCGGACAACCGACCGAGACGACCGACGTCTTTTCGGGCGAGTGGCTACACACGGGCGATATCGCACGTATCGACCGGGACGGGTACGTCTATCTTCAAGACCGCGAAAAATACATGATCATCACCGGCGGCGAAAACATCTATCCTCAGGAGGTCGAAGACGTAATCGAGGAACTCGATGGCGTCCAGAACGCGGTCGTTGTCGCGAAACCCGACGAGCGGAAGGGCGAGAAACCGGTCGCGTTCGTGGAACGAAAAGGGCGCTCCGAGATAACGGCGGACGAAATCAAAACGCACTGCCTCGACCACCTCGCGGCGTACAAACACCCTCGAACCGTCACGTTCATCGATGACCCGCCGCGAAATTCCGTCGGCAAGATCCAGCGAAGCGAACTCGAGGAACAGGCAGTCGAGTAG
- a CDS encoding LLM class flavin-dependent oxidoreductase — MNVGINVSDLKYDLMRDYAVRAEEKGLDSVWVGETWGWEAFTLLGELSQLTNEITLGTGIVPVYTRSPALLGQAAATAAEASDGRFVLGLGTSGPAVIENWHGDDFERPIGYTAETIDVVEQVLSGETVSHDGTSFQLDGFRFRAEQETDGIPVYVGALGASNVRMSGALADGWMPIFVPRPRIEALYEEFAESATQRGRDPETLSVAPNTVAAISEDGTRARQAVRHHIAFYVGAMGDFYHRTLSEAGFERNADAIREAWQESGPEAAAETISDSVIDETTIAGTPRQAHEQLDSFAETPADEIHLFFPRAAGTDLMESTIDHLAEY; from the coding sequence ATGAACGTTGGAATAAACGTAAGCGACCTCAAATACGATCTGATGCGTGACTACGCGGTACGGGCAGAAGAAAAGGGACTCGACTCGGTCTGGGTGGGCGAGACGTGGGGATGGGAGGCGTTTACACTGCTCGGCGAACTGTCGCAGCTCACGAACGAAATTACACTCGGGACGGGTATCGTCCCCGTTTATACGCGTTCACCGGCGCTGCTCGGGCAAGCGGCTGCGACCGCGGCTGAAGCGTCGGACGGTCGTTTCGTCCTGGGACTGGGGACGAGCGGTCCCGCGGTTATCGAAAACTGGCACGGAGACGATTTCGAACGGCCGATCGGTTACACGGCCGAAACGATCGACGTCGTCGAGCAGGTCCTCTCGGGCGAGACCGTTTCGCACGACGGGACCTCGTTCCAGCTGGACGGGTTTCGATTCCGGGCGGAACAAGAGACGGACGGGATACCCGTCTACGTCGGTGCCCTCGGGGCGTCGAACGTCAGAATGAGTGGCGCCCTCGCCGACGGTTGGATGCCGATTTTCGTCCCGCGCCCCCGTATCGAGGCCCTCTACGAAGAATTCGCCGAGAGTGCAACACAGCGAGGTAGGGACCCTGAAACCCTCTCGGTCGCACCGAACACCGTCGCGGCCATCAGCGAGGACGGTACCAGAGCGCGACAGGCAGTCAGACATCACATTGCCTTCTACGTCGGTGCGATGGGTGACTTCTACCACCGCACCCTCTCGGAGGCCGGTTTCGAGCGAAACGCAGACGCGATTCGAGAGGCCTGGCAGGAAAGCGGCCCCGAGGCGGCCGCCGAAACGATCAGCGACAGCGTTATTGACGAGACTACTATCGCCGGAACACCGCGTCAGGCCCACGAACAACTCGACTCATTCGCCGAGACACCGGCGGACGAGATCCACTTGTTCTTCCCGCGCGCGGCGGGGACGGACCTCATGGAATCGACGATCGACCACCTCGCCGAGTACTGA